A genomic stretch from Canis lupus familiaris isolate Mischka breed German Shepherd chromosome 15, alternate assembly UU_Cfam_GSD_1.0, whole genome shotgun sequence includes:
- the LOC102153597 gene encoding polyadenylate-binding protein-interacting protein 1-like, with amino-acid sequence IEQFAETLNGWVTTDDALQELVELIYQQATSIPNFSYMGARLCNYLSHHLTISPQSGNFHQLLLQRCLTEYEVKDQAAKGDEVTRKLFHAFVLFLGEHYLNLEIKGTNGQVTRADILQVGLQELLNALFSNPMDDNLICVVKLLKLTGSVLEDAWKEKGKNDMEEIIQRIENVVVDANCSRDVKQMLLKLVELPSSNWGRVHATSTYREATPENDPNYFMNEPTFYTSDGVPFTAADPDYQEKYQELLEREDFFPDYEENGTDLSGAGGPYLDDIDDEMDPEIEEAYEKFCLESERKRKQYS; translated from the coding sequence attgaacAGTTTGCAGAGACCCTGAATGGCTGGGTTACAACAGATGATGCTTTGCAAGAACTTGTAGAACTCATCTATCAACAGGCCACATCTATCCCAAATTTCTCTTACATGGGAGCTCGCCTCTGTAATTACCTGTCCCATCATCTGACAATTAGCCCACAGAGTGGCAACTTTCACCAGTTGCTGCTTCAAAGATGTCTAACTGAATATGAAGTTAAAGATCAAGCTGCAAAAGGGGACGAAGTGACTCGGAAACTATTCCACGCGTTTGTCCTCTTCCTGGGAGAACATTACCTTAACCTGGAGATCAAGGGAACAAATGGACAGGTTACAAGAGCAGATATTCTTCAGGTTGGTCTTCAGGAGTTGCTGAATGCCCTCTTTTCTAATCCTATGGATGACAACTTAATTTGTGTGGTAAAATTACTGAAGTTGACAGGGTCAGTTTTGGAAGATgcctggaaggagaaaggaaagaatgatatGGAAGAAATTATTCAGAGAATTGAAAATGTTGTCGTAGATGCAAATTGCAGCAGAGATGTGAAACAGATGCTCTTGAAGCTTGTAGAACTCCCGTCAAGTAACTGGGGTAGAGTCCATGCAACTTCAACATACAGAGAAGCAACACCGGAAAATGATCCTAACTATTTTATGAATGAACCAACATTTTATACCTCTGATGGTGTTCCTTTCACCGCGGCTGATCCAGATTACCAAGAGAAATATCAAGAGTTACTTGAAAGAGAAGACTTTTTTCCAGATTATGAAGAAAATGGGACAGATTTATCAGGGGCTGGTGGTCCATACTTGGATGATATTGATGATGAGATGGACCCAGAGATAGAAGAAGCTTATGAAAAGTTTTGTTTGGAATCAGAGCGTAAGCGAAAACAGTATAGCTAA